Proteins co-encoded in one Actinomadura luteofluorescens genomic window:
- a CDS encoding bifunctional 4-hydroxy-2-oxoglutarate aldolase/2-dehydro-3-deoxy-phosphogluconate aldolase: protein MIPRLSPGPALTATGVVAVVRGRRADRVADVLDALVAAGVRCLEVTLNTPGALDALRAARDRLPAGVEVGAGTVRTRAEAEAAADAGASFLVAPDTRAEVAEAARDRGLRYYPGALTPNEVARAWDLGATAVKIFPANAFGPRYLRDLAEPFRDVRLLPTGGVGPDTAAEYLAAGAIAVGAGGSLIGDALDGGSLTALADRARALLAAAAPRERAPEENAR, encoded by the coding sequence ACCCGCGCTGACCGCGACCGGCGTGGTCGCGGTCGTGCGCGGCCGCCGCGCCGACCGCGTCGCCGACGTCCTGGACGCGCTGGTCGCCGCCGGCGTCCGCTGCCTGGAGGTCACCCTGAACACCCCGGGTGCCCTGGACGCCCTGCGCGCGGCCCGCGACCGGCTGCCCGCCGGCGTCGAGGTCGGCGCCGGAACGGTCCGGACCCGCGCGGAGGCGGAGGCCGCGGCGGACGCCGGCGCGTCCTTCCTCGTCGCCCCCGACACCCGCGCGGAGGTCGCCGAGGCGGCCCGCGACCGGGGCCTGCGCTACTACCCGGGCGCCCTCACCCCGAACGAGGTCGCCCGCGCCTGGGACCTCGGCGCCACCGCCGTGAAGATCTTCCCGGCGAACGCGTTCGGGCCGCGCTACCTGCGCGACCTCGCCGAGCCGTTCCGGGACGTCCGGCTGCTGCCGACGGGCGGCGTCGGCCCGGACACCGCCGCCGAGTACCTCGCGGCCGGGGCGATCGCGGTCGGCGCCGGGGGCTCCCTCATCGGCGACGCCCTCGACGGCGGCTCCCTCACCGCGCTGGCCGACCGCGCGCGGGCGCTGCTCGCCGCGGCGGCCCCGCGGGAGCGCGCCCCGGAGGAGAACGCCCGATGA
- a CDS encoding ATP-dependent DNA ligase, which translates to MRINGPVAPMAATAIDHIPREKACSGGCRYEPKFDGFRCVARVSEEGDVQLWSRRLKRLDAAFPEIVSAVSATIPPGTVVDGEIVRWGGDGRLDFSALQRRHVTRRTGSPITEPCHYVVFDVLESGGTDHRSAPLSSRRAELERVLHALPGTSRIVLCPQLRDVGEARLWFEILVAQGIEGLVVKAAGDPYKEGRRGWWKVKHRTTTEALIGGVTGTLEQPQSLLLGRYAADGTLRVVARTALLNPRARAALTGALSPAGADHPWPEPLPAGWAGGLPASRDPIHYTRVAPDTVAEISVDAAVEHGRWRHSARFLRLRRDLTPDDVPRNLNLE; encoded by the coding sequence GTGCGCATCAATGGACCCGTCGCCCCCATGGCCGCGACCGCGATCGACCACATTCCCCGGGAGAAGGCCTGTTCAGGCGGGTGCCGCTACGAACCCAAGTTCGACGGCTTCCGCTGCGTCGCCCGCGTGAGCGAGGAGGGCGATGTCCAACTCTGGTCACGCCGCCTCAAGCGCCTGGATGCGGCCTTCCCCGAAATCGTCTCGGCCGTCTCCGCGACCATCCCGCCCGGCACGGTCGTCGACGGTGAGATCGTCCGGTGGGGAGGCGACGGCCGCCTGGACTTCTCCGCCCTGCAGCGCCGCCACGTCACCCGCCGCACCGGATCCCCGATCACCGAGCCATGCCACTACGTCGTCTTCGACGTCCTGGAGTCCGGCGGAACGGACCACCGCTCCGCCCCCCTCTCCTCCCGCCGCGCCGAGCTGGAGCGCGTCCTGCACGCCCTGCCCGGCACGTCCCGCATCGTCCTCTGCCCGCAGCTCCGCGACGTGGGCGAGGCCCGCCTGTGGTTCGAGATCCTCGTCGCGCAGGGCATCGAGGGCCTGGTCGTGAAGGCCGCGGGCGACCCCTACAAGGAGGGGAGGCGCGGCTGGTGGAAGGTGAAGCACCGCACGACGACCGAGGCGCTCATCGGCGGGGTGACCGGCACCCTCGAACAGCCGCAGAGCCTGCTCCTGGGCAGATACGCAGCGGACGGGACGTTGCGGGTCGTCGCCCGGACCGCGCTGCTGAATCCCCGGGCACGCGCGGCCCTGACCGGAGCCCTGTCCCCGGCGGGCGCGGACCATCCCTGGCCCGAACCCCTCCCCGCGGGCTGGGCGGGCGGCCTCCCCGCCTCCAGGGACCCGATCCACTACACCCGCGTGGCCCCGGACACCGTCGCGGAGATCAGCGTGGACGCCGCGGTGGAACACGGCCGCTGGCGGCACTCCGCCCGCTTCCTCCGCCTCCGCCGCGATCTGACCCCCGACGACGTCCCCCGGAACCTGAACCTGGAGTGA
- a CDS encoding DUF6069 family protein yields MDIAQTLTGSARPIWLTGAAAALAGSVATELFGLAARAAGVPMEAGGVGAGTTDPITVGMFAMGTVICTFWGTILAMLLARFARKPARTFVWAAVALTVLSFTTPVAAGATATSTKVMLCAAHVLAAAIIIPMLARRLSAADD; encoded by the coding sequence ATGGACATCGCCCAGACGCTCACCGGCAGCGCCCGCCCGATCTGGCTGACCGGGGCCGCCGCGGCGCTCGCGGGATCCGTCGCCACCGAGCTGTTCGGCCTGGCCGCCCGCGCCGCCGGGGTCCCGATGGAGGCCGGCGGCGTCGGCGCCGGTACCACGGACCCGATCACGGTCGGCATGTTCGCGATGGGGACGGTGATCTGCACCTTCTGGGGGACGATCCTCGCGATGCTCCTCGCGCGGTTCGCCAGGAAGCCGGCACGGACGTTCGTGTGGGCGGCGGTGGCGCTGACGGTCCTGTCGTTCACGACGCCCGTCGCCGCCGGGGCCACGGCGACCTCGACGAAGGTGATGCTGTGCGCCGCCCACGTCCTGGCCGCGGCGATCATCATCCCGATGCTCGCCCGCCGGCTCTCGGCCGCGGACGACTGA
- a CDS encoding peptidoglycan recognition protein family protein: protein MLKRTVIGTSLAAVAVAGTVVWTVSSTSTATTASATRPGPGRVHARPLADLATTAAAGQKVKGLPAAETEPFSLVGVTWNKPREELKGTVRLRTRDASTGRWSGWRTLEPELADAPDQGGRGGTNGLWVGPSNGVDVRVTGQKGRTLPDGLRVDLIDPGASAATATPRAAGPAGGGTGMKLVAATTPLAGPVTAPKPAIVARAGWGADESLVKEAPEYDASVKAAFVHHTDTGNGYSCTESPSVIRSVFLYHVQSQGWNDIGYNFLVDKCGTIFEGRAGGADRPVHGAHTYGFNTDTTGIAVLGTYTAANDPTTPGVAPTKAALDGTAKIAAWKLGLTGVDPTAKTTLTSAAPDGTGGKYPYGQKVEFNTISGHRDGFATACPGAQLYSALPAVRTAAKQITVPALSATVTGATAAGGRYYTKSTATLNWTPADGATYTVSVDGATAATPAAGAASATVTLAPGTHSVQLNAAFSDGTTSASPVFTIVADTTRPVISSQALSLRKGTVNSGAWPVSLTWKASDNGVLSSLKATSPAAKAFSTTTTQWSAVSKPGTTQTWTLAATDAAGNAGTSSLSRYTGGQTEGAARRTGTWGVSTTSSYLGGRGMYSKYRGASASWTFTGRTAGLIFKRASYLGAVYVYVDGVKIGTLDTRASSTAYRQLLWTRTWSGSGTHTIKIVVAGTSGRPMVGIDGLVYLR, encoded by the coding sequence ATGCTCAAGCGCACTGTGATCGGGACGTCCCTCGCCGCCGTGGCGGTGGCGGGAACCGTGGTCTGGACGGTCTCGTCGACCTCGACGGCGACGACGGCGTCCGCGACCCGGCCGGGGCCGGGACGGGTCCACGCACGCCCGCTGGCGGACCTCGCCACCACGGCCGCCGCGGGCCAGAAGGTCAAGGGGCTGCCCGCCGCGGAGACCGAGCCGTTCAGCCTCGTCGGCGTCACCTGGAACAAGCCGCGCGAGGAGCTCAAGGGGACCGTCCGGCTCCGCACGCGGGACGCGAGCACCGGCCGCTGGTCGGGGTGGCGCACCCTGGAGCCGGAACTGGCCGACGCCCCCGACCAGGGCGGCCGCGGCGGGACGAACGGGCTGTGGGTCGGTCCGTCCAACGGCGTCGACGTGCGCGTCACCGGGCAGAAGGGCCGCACGCTGCCGGACGGCCTGCGCGTCGACCTGATCGACCCGGGCGCCTCCGCCGCCACGGCGACGCCGCGGGCGGCGGGACCGGCCGGCGGCGGGACCGGGATGAAGCTGGTGGCGGCGACCACGCCCCTCGCCGGCCCCGTCACCGCTCCGAAGCCGGCCATCGTGGCGCGGGCCGGATGGGGCGCGGACGAGTCCCTCGTCAAGGAGGCGCCGGAGTACGACGCCTCGGTCAAGGCCGCGTTCGTCCATCACACCGACACGGGCAACGGCTACTCCTGCACCGAGTCGCCGTCGGTGATCCGGTCGGTGTTCCTATACCACGTGCAGAGCCAGGGCTGGAACGACATCGGCTACAACTTCCTCGTCGACAAGTGCGGCACGATCTTCGAGGGACGGGCCGGGGGCGCCGACCGTCCCGTCCACGGCGCCCACACCTACGGCTTCAACACCGACACCACCGGGATCGCCGTCCTCGGCACCTACACCGCCGCGAACGACCCGACCACCCCTGGCGTCGCGCCCACCAAGGCCGCCCTGGACGGCACCGCGAAGATCGCCGCGTGGAAGCTCGGGCTGACCGGGGTCGACCCCACGGCGAAGACGACGCTGACGTCGGCCGCCCCCGACGGGACGGGCGGGAAGTACCCCTACGGCCAGAAGGTCGAGTTCAACACGATCTCCGGGCACCGCGACGGGTTCGCGACCGCGTGCCCCGGCGCGCAGCTCTACTCCGCGCTGCCCGCCGTCCGGACGGCCGCCAAGCAGATCACCGTCCCGGCCCTGAGCGCCACCGTGACCGGCGCCACCGCCGCGGGGGGCCGCTACTACACCAAGAGCACGGCCACACTGAACTGGACGCCGGCCGACGGCGCGACCTACACCGTCAGCGTGGACGGCGCGACGGCCGCGACACCGGCAGCCGGGGCCGCCTCCGCCACGGTGACGCTCGCGCCCGGGACGCACTCGGTCCAGCTGAACGCCGCCTTCTCCGACGGGACGACCTCGGCGTCCCCCGTCTTCACGATCGTCGCGGACACGACGCGCCCCGTCATCTCGTCCCAGGCGCTGTCGCTGCGCAAGGGGACGGTCAACAGCGGCGCGTGGCCCGTCTCGCTCACCTGGAAGGCCAGTGACAACGGCGTTCTCAGCTCGCTGAAGGCCACGTCGCCCGCAGCCAAGGCGTTCTCCACCACCACGACGCAGTGGTCCGCGGTGTCCAAGCCGGGCACGACCCAGACCTGGACGCTGGCCGCCACCGACGCCGCGGGCAACGCCGGCACCTCCAGCCTGAGCCGCTACACCGGCGGCCAGACCGAGGGCGCCGCGCGCCGCACCGGCACCTGGGGCGTCAGCACGACCAGCTCCTACCTGGGCGGGCGCGGCATGTACAGCAAGTACCGGGGCGCGAGCGCGAGCTGGACGTTCACCGGCCGCACCGCGGGCCTGATCTTCAAGCGCGCCTCCTACCTCGGCGCCGTGTACGTCTACGTGGACGGCGTCAAGATCGGCACGCTGGACACCCGGGCGTCGAGCACGGCGTACCGCCAGCTGCTGTGGACGCGCACCTGGAGCGGCAGCGGCACGCACACCATCAAGATCGTCGTGGCGGGCACCTCGGGCCGTCCCATGGTCGGCATCGACGGCCTCGTCTACCTCCGCTGA
- a CDS encoding DUF4185 domain-containing protein has protein sequence MTRPSDDKDTAASGLSRRRLLRVGAGVALGAGAVGAGWVGFSQDGRQARVMTAGGPGDPSSPTLATKVKNLSGPVETGPFASPWTDLGIPVRCPDGTMLFVCGDTFNGDHVPNPGEPADDWRAPVGLRSSNGDVNNLRIDGSVGGGHARALVDEPHNPAGPNRATTAIPSDAFVVDGVMYMHLMRGVIYDTHHTDFWRSTDNGETWEYLCQWPGDLHGGQFQQKTYAVADDGWCYVLSTVFNRERDSGMLLHRVRKERLGDPNAYEPWGYADGGWRWGAPPTTVFGVRKWGEICFRAMDGKYVLTWLNMNPVSIRAMVFPLPTADLTRTLEQTMIVHADPEAANFVRSPYGGFVVPGSTFGNFHIIVSQWYDPKNYRIMQYKVNMLS, from the coding sequence ATGACACGTCCATCGGACGACAAGGACACGGCCGCCAGCGGACTCTCCCGCCGCAGGCTCCTCCGGGTGGGTGCCGGCGTCGCCCTCGGCGCGGGGGCCGTCGGCGCGGGCTGGGTCGGGTTCAGCCAGGACGGGCGGCAGGCCAGGGTGATGACGGCCGGCGGGCCGGGCGACCCGTCCAGCCCGACCCTCGCGACCAAGGTGAAGAACCTGAGCGGCCCGGTCGAGACCGGCCCGTTCGCCTCGCCGTGGACCGACCTCGGCATCCCCGTGCGGTGCCCCGACGGCACCATGCTGTTCGTCTGCGGCGACACCTTCAACGGCGACCACGTGCCGAACCCCGGCGAGCCCGCCGACGACTGGCGCGCCCCGGTGGGTCTGCGCTCCAGCAACGGCGACGTGAACAACCTGCGCATCGACGGAAGTGTCGGCGGAGGCCACGCCAGGGCCCTGGTCGACGAGCCGCACAACCCGGCCGGCCCCAACAGGGCCACGACGGCGATCCCGTCCGACGCGTTCGTCGTGGACGGCGTCATGTACATGCACCTCATGCGCGGCGTCATCTACGACACCCACCACACCGACTTCTGGCGCTCCACCGACAACGGCGAGACCTGGGAGTACCTGTGCCAGTGGCCGGGTGACCTGCACGGCGGCCAGTTCCAGCAGAAGACCTACGCGGTGGCCGACGACGGCTGGTGCTACGTCCTGTCCACGGTCTTCAACCGGGAGCGGGACTCGGGGATGCTGCTCCACCGGGTGCGCAAGGAGCGGCTCGGCGACCCGAACGCCTACGAGCCCTGGGGCTACGCCGACGGCGGCTGGCGCTGGGGGGCGCCTCCGACGACGGTCTTCGGCGTCCGCAAGTGGGGCGAGATCTGCTTCCGCGCCATGGACGGCAAGTACGTCCTCACCTGGCTGAACATGAACCCGGTGTCGATCCGGGCGATGGTATTCCCGCTCCCGACCGCGGACCTCACCAGGACGCTGGAGCAGACGATGATCGTGCACGCCGACCCGGAGGCGGCCAACTTCGTCCGCAGCCCCTACGGCGGCTTCGTCGTCCCCGGCTCGACGTTCGGCAACTTCCACATCATCGTCAGCCAGTGGTACGACCCGAAGAACTACCGGATCATGCAGTACAAGGTGAACATGCTCTCCTGA
- a CDS encoding MmcQ/YjbR family DNA-binding protein, which translates to MTDGSWRDRVIAECLAKPGAVEDYPFGDEVAVFKVAGRMFSLVPLGASPPSVSLKCDPELAEELRARHAAITPGYHLNKRHWNTVVLDGSVPDEEVWELVDHSYDLVVAKLTRAQRSRL; encoded by the coding sequence GTGACAGACGGGTCGTGGCGTGATCGGGTGATCGCGGAGTGCCTGGCGAAGCCGGGCGCGGTGGAGGACTATCCGTTCGGCGACGAGGTGGCCGTGTTCAAGGTCGCCGGACGGATGTTCTCGCTGGTGCCGCTGGGCGCGTCGCCGCCCAGCGTCAGCCTCAAGTGCGATCCGGAGCTGGCCGAGGAGCTACGCGCCCGGCACGCCGCGATCACGCCCGGGTACCACCTCAACAAGCGGCACTGGAACACCGTCGTCCTCGACGGCTCCGTGCCCGACGAGGAGGTGTGGGAGCTGGTCGACCACTCCTACGACCTCGTGGTCGCGAAGCTCACCCGCGCCCAGCGGTCGCGTCTCTGA
- a CDS encoding RidA family protein, whose product MSKREIRSADSAPPVGTYSQGLVVGDFVYTSGMGPLDPKTGEIVGTDVATQTRQTLANLAAILAEHGLGFDDVVKSTVHLQDLHRDFAAYDEVYREHFTKPYPVRTTVGSQLMNILVEIDFVAYKKS is encoded by the coding sequence ATGAGCAAGCGCGAGATTCGCAGCGCGGACTCCGCCCCGCCCGTCGGCACCTACTCGCAGGGGCTCGTGGTCGGCGACTTCGTGTACACGTCCGGGATGGGGCCGCTCGACCCGAAGACGGGCGAGATCGTCGGCACGGACGTCGCCACGCAGACCCGGCAGACCCTCGCCAACCTGGCCGCGATCCTGGCCGAGCACGGGCTCGGCTTCGACGACGTGGTGAAGTCGACCGTCCACCTCCAGGACCTCCACCGCGACTTCGCCGCCTACGACGAGGTCTACCGGGAGCATTTCACCAAGCCCTACCCGGTGCGCACCACCGTGGGCTCGCAGCTGATGAACATCCTCGTCGAGATCGATTTCGTCGCCTACAAGAAGAGCTGA
- a CDS encoding sugar kinase has product MSPDLVTFGETMARLENPAVGPMRHARSLDLGIGGAESNTAIGLARLGGSAAWFGRVGDDEFGRLITTSLAGEGVRLGHTVVDGTAPTALLFKERRSGTLTRVQYYRTGSAGSRLRPSDVPHDLIRTARVLHVTGITAAISDTARQALDDAVETARDAGVPVSLDLNYRSALWTPAEAGECLHTLVKRADLVFATEQEARLVVPGDDPAALATGLSALGPGDVLVKRGADGAVAFCEGRLHVQPAHRVPVVDPVGAGDAFAAGYLAEFVRGLPVATRLATATAAGAYAVTVRGDWEGLPSRADLELLRTAGNDVTR; this is encoded by the coding sequence ATGAGCCCCGACCTCGTCACGTTCGGCGAGACCATGGCGCGGCTGGAGAACCCCGCCGTCGGGCCGATGCGCCACGCCCGCTCGCTCGACCTCGGCATCGGCGGCGCCGAGTCGAACACGGCGATCGGGCTGGCGCGGCTCGGCGGCAGCGCGGCCTGGTTCGGCCGCGTCGGCGACGACGAGTTCGGCCGGCTGATCACCACGTCCCTCGCCGGGGAAGGCGTCCGGCTCGGCCACACGGTGGTGGACGGGACCGCGCCCACCGCGCTGCTGTTCAAGGAGCGCCGCTCGGGCACGCTCACCCGCGTCCAGTACTACCGGACGGGCAGCGCGGGCTCGCGGCTGCGCCCGTCCGACGTCCCGCACGACCTGATCAGGACCGCGCGCGTCCTGCACGTCACCGGCATCACCGCCGCCATCAGCGACACCGCCCGCCAGGCCCTGGACGACGCCGTCGAGACCGCGCGGGACGCGGGCGTCCCCGTCTCCCTCGACCTCAACTACCGGTCGGCGCTGTGGACGCCCGCCGAGGCCGGGGAATGCCTCCACACCCTGGTCAAGCGCGCCGACCTGGTGTTCGCGACCGAGCAGGAGGCGCGCCTCGTCGTGCCCGGCGACGACCCGGCCGCGCTCGCCACCGGCCTGTCCGCGCTCGGCCCCGGCGACGTCCTGGTCAAGCGGGGCGCCGACGGGGCGGTCGCGTTCTGCGAGGGGCGGCTGCACGTCCAGCCCGCCCACCGGGTCCCCGTCGTGGACCCGGTCGGCGCCGGGGACGCGTTCGCCGCCGGCTACCTCGCCGAGTTCGTCCGCGGCCTGCCCGTCGCCACCCGCCTGGCCACCGCGACGGCCGCGGGGGCCTACGCCGTCACCGTCCGCGGCGACTGGGAGGGCCTGCCCAGCCGCGCCGATCTGGAACTGTTGAGAACCGCGGGGAACGACGTCACCCGATAA
- a CDS encoding SgcJ/EcaC family oxidoreductase — protein sequence MNSDETAVREVFDRLYKAWGDGDADAFADLYAEDATVVMPGVFNRGREAVRDFMAAGFAGPLKGSRGVDEPEDVRVHGDTAIVVSKAGIIMAGEQEVPPERERVATWVLSRRDGRWLVAAYANAPAR from the coding sequence ATGAACAGCGACGAGACGGCCGTCCGCGAGGTGTTCGATCGGCTCTACAAGGCGTGGGGCGACGGCGACGCCGACGCATTCGCGGACCTCTACGCCGAGGACGCGACCGTGGTGATGCCCGGCGTGTTCAACCGCGGCCGAGAGGCGGTGCGCGACTTCATGGCGGCCGGGTTCGCCGGCCCGCTCAAGGGCTCCCGGGGCGTGGACGAGCCGGAGGACGTCCGCGTGCACGGTGACACCGCCATAGTCGTCAGCAAGGCGGGCATCATCATGGCCGGGGAGCAGGAGGTCCCGCCGGAGCGGGAGCGGGTCGCCACCTGGGTCCTGTCGCGGCGGGACGGGCGGTGGCTCGTCGCCGCCTACGCCAACGCGCCCGCTCGCTGA
- a CDS encoding amidohydrolase, producing the protein MSEFWTPGANASGIDPGSLRLRFDEYLSRCERELIGIRRDLHAHPEVAFEEYRTTGTIVAFLTAIGLRPRVLPSGTGVICDIRGGDGPMVALRADIDALSQHDTKDVFYRSTVEGAAHNCGHDVHTTMLLGAARFLAMLAEAGLLHGTVRLIFQPAEELPGGARNVIADGGLDGVERIFALHCDPAQEVGFLGLRTGAITASYDKIRVEVTGPGGHTARPHLTADLITAMGAIQTGLPAVLSRGIDSRSAHVLAWGRVEAGSAANAIPTEGLLEGTLRCLDPQDRRFALAELRRLLGHLAGLYKVEAEMTTSIDLPPTINEATSVEILRYAGGLALGEDKLNPTGQSIGGEDFSLYLELVKGALGRFGVRKPGTPKYDLHQGGFDVDESCIALGVRLLVHTALTALARSRSEA; encoded by the coding sequence ATGTCCGAATTCTGGACTCCGGGCGCGAATGCGTCCGGCATTGACCCCGGCAGCCTCAGGCTCCGGTTCGACGAGTACCTCTCCCGGTGCGAGCGGGAACTGATCGGCATCCGCCGTGACCTGCACGCGCACCCGGAGGTGGCCTTCGAGGAGTACCGCACGACCGGGACCATCGTCGCGTTCCTGACCGCGATCGGTCTCCGGCCTCGGGTCCTGCCCAGCGGTACCGGCGTCATCTGCGACATCCGCGGGGGCGACGGTCCGATGGTCGCGCTGCGCGCGGACATCGACGCGCTGTCCCAGCACGACACCAAGGACGTCTTCTACCGCTCGACGGTGGAGGGCGCGGCGCACAACTGCGGCCACGACGTCCACACCACCATGCTGCTGGGCGCGGCGCGCTTCCTCGCGATGCTGGCCGAGGCGGGCCTGCTCCACGGCACGGTGCGGCTGATCTTCCAGCCCGCCGAGGAGCTCCCCGGCGGCGCGCGGAACGTGATCGCCGACGGCGGCCTGGACGGGGTGGAGCGCATCTTCGCGCTGCACTGCGACCCGGCACAGGAGGTCGGATTCCTCGGTCTGCGGACCGGGGCGATCACGGCGTCCTACGACAAGATCCGGGTGGAGGTCACCGGGCCCGGCGGGCACACCGCCCGGCCGCACCTGACCGCCGACCTGATCACGGCGATGGGAGCCATCCAGACCGGCCTGCCGGCGGTGCTGTCGCGCGGGATCGACTCGCGTTCCGCCCACGTGCTGGCCTGGGGCCGCGTCGAGGCGGGCTCGGCGGCGAACGCGATCCCCACCGAGGGACTCCTCGAGGGGACGCTCCGCTGCCTGGACCCGCAGGACCGGCGGTTCGCCCTGGCCGAGCTGCGGAGGCTGCTCGGCCACCTGGCGGGGCTCTACAAGGTCGAGGCGGAGATGACCACCTCGATCGACCTGCCGCCCACGATCAACGAGGCGACGAGCGTGGAGATCCTCCGGTACGCCGGAGGTCTGGCGCTCGGCGAGGACAAGCTCAACCCCACCGGTCAGAGCATCGGCGGGGAGGACTTCTCCCTCTACCTCGAACTGGTCAAGGGCGCCCTCGGGCGCTTCGGCGTGCGCAAGCCCGGCACCCCGAAGTACGACCTGCACCAGGGCGGTTTCGACGTCGACGAGAGCTGCATCGCGCTCGGCGTCCGACTGCTGGTGCACACGGCGCTGACGGCTCTGGCCCGCTCGCGGTCCGAGGCCTGA